The following nucleotide sequence is from Gracilimonas sp..
CGCTGGACTTAGGCCTCAAACCTAAGGCGTACATCCGAGAATATAATTTCGTTTCTCAGGATCCCGGGGAAGAGCTTCTGCTGGGACCGGCTTATGCCATCCCGAAAGTACTGGATGTGATGAATCTTGAACTTGGAGATATGGACGTAATCGAACTTCACGAGGCATTTGCCGGACAGGTTCTATCCGTCCTCACTGCGCTGAATTCCGACAAGTTTGCAAAAGACTCGTTAAACCGGGATCAGAAAGTCGGCGAAATCCCTATGGACAAACTGAATACGCTGGGCGGCTCCCTTTCTTTAGGGCATCCATTTGGAGCTACCGGAGTCCGGCTTGTGACTACAGCAGCCAACCGGCTGATCCGTGAAGACGGAACTTTTGCGCTGGTCTCGGCATGTGCCGCCGGCGGACAGGGACATGCCGTGGTGCTGGAGAGGTACCCTGACAAATAGCAGTCATTCCTGCGAAAGCAGGAATCTCCAGAATTAATTCGATGCCCATAATAATTGTTGAGAACTTTAATTAAACACTAAAGCTTAAATCCATCATTTCCGACCTCTTTTGTTTTCTCCTTGGTAAGGAGGAGGACTCGTTGGTAAGCAATTTTACAGTAAATCGAATAAGGAAGAAACCCTTTATAACCTGACACCATGAGCTACCTACAAATCACACAAAAAGATTCTGTTGCCATCATCACGCTGGATTTACCTGGTGAGAAAGTGAATAAACTAAATGAATCAATGATGGAGGAGTTCTCGGAATTCCTCGATGAGCTCGAAAATAATAATGAGCTCAAAGGAGCCGTGCTCATTTCCGGGAAGAAAGATAATTTTATTGCTGGCGCGGATATCGACATGTTTCAGGCTCGTGATACAGCCAAAGAGATAGAGCAGCTCAGTAAAGATGGCCATAAAATCCTGAACCGTATCGCTGATTTTTCCAAGCCTATCGCCGTAGCCGTTCATGGCAGTTGTATGGGCGGCGGACTGGAACTCTCTCTCGCCTGTCATTATCGTGTTTGTTCGGATAGCTCCAAAACCGTTTTTGCTCTTCCTGAAGTTAAGCTGGGCATTTTGCCCGGAACCGGGGGAACTCAGCGGCTACCACGCTTAATCGGCATTCAAAATGCCCTTCCCTATATGCTGACCGGGAAAAATATATATACACGCCAGGCTAAACGGATGGGTTTGGTGGATGAAGTCACTCATAAAGACGCCATTGAAAAAGCTGCGATTAAGGGCGTGCATAAAATATCGGAAGGGAAGTTTGACCGAAAAGATAAAAGGCCGTTTCTGCATAAACTTCTGGAGGGAAATCCGCTGGGTCGAAAAGTCATCTTTTCCCAGGCCCGTAAGAAAACAGCAGGCCAAACCAAGGGGAACTACCCGGCTCCTCCTAAAATCATCGATGCCGTTGAGTATGGATACAAGCATGGCCTCGAAAAAGGACTGGAAAATGAAACCGTTCTTTTTGGGGAACTGGGCGCTACACAGGAATCCCGAAATCTGGTCAATCTGTTTTTTGGGATGACCGCCTCCAAAAAAGTCCCCAACTCTGATTTGGTAAGAGAAGTGAAAAGAATCGGTGTTCTGGGTGCCGGACTTATGGGTTCAGGGATTGCCGAAGTCAGTATTGATAAAGGTGATTACCGGGTCCTGCTCAAAGACCAGACCATTGAAAATGCCGCCGAAGGAGAAAAAGAGATTTGGAAATCTTTGGATGAAAAAGCCCGGAAGAGAATTATCACTGAGTTTGAAAGGGATAAGACGGCCAGTCGTGTCACCGGTGTGGATTCCTACGATGGATTCAGCTCCGTTGATTTAGTGATTGAGGCGGTATTTGAAGATCTGGAACTCAAACAAAACATCGTCCAGCAAGTCGAGTCGAATACCCCCGATCATACTATTTTTGCGTCCAACACTTCTTCACTACCGATTTCAAAAATTGCGGAGGGTGCACAACGGCCGGAGAATATCATTGGGATGCATTACTTCTCACCGGTTCAAAAAATGCCGCTGTTGGAAATTATAACCACTAATCAAACCGCTGACTGGGTTACTCAAACCGCTTATCAGGTTGGGGTGAATCAGGGCAAGAATGTGATTGTCGTCAATGACGGGCCTGGTTTTTATACTACTCGGATTTTAGCTCCTTATATGAATGAAGCGTTAGTATTGCTGGAAGAAGGCGCATCCATTGAATTCCTCGACAAAATCATGAAAGACTTTGGCTACCCTGTGGGACCTATGGCTCTTTTTGATGAAGTAGGCATTGACGTGGGAGCTCACGTTGCTGAAACGATGGCCTCTATGTTTGCTGAACGTGGAGTGGAATCCACCAACAAAGCAGATGAGCTCTTGGAAGCCGGTTTCCGCGGACGAAAAAATAAACGCGGGATGTACAAATACAACGCCGGCAAAAAGAAAGAAGTAAACACCGAGATTTATAAGTACTTCGGAGGTTCAAACCGAACCAATCCTGACAAGGAAACGGCCCAGCGGCGTATGGCCCTTACCATGATCAATGAAGCAGCCTGGTGTCTGGAGGAAAACATCCTGAAATCTCCGGGCGACGGAGATCTCGGAGCCATCCTCGGACTCGGCTTCCCGCCTTTCCTGGGGGGCCCTTTCCAGTATATCGACCAAAAAGGAATACAAAACGTGGTAGACCAGCTAAATGAATTCACCGAAAAATTCGGCCCGCGTTTTAAACCTGCTAAGATATTAGTGGATTATGCCAAAGAAGGGAAGACGTTTTATGGGGATTAAGAATTGATCATATCTGGCATTGGATTGCCCCAACTTGATAATCCCCCTCTTTTTCGGTAGCCTTTCGTGAGCTATTGAACGATATCCGCTTTCAATTAGGTTAAGTTGTTTCATAAGACTAAACCTAACTACCAATTATTAATCTCCGAAACCGGAGAACATGAAGTCATCGAAATTCGCAATTTGGGAGTACTTCAACACAAGCAGATTATTTTTCCTGCTGCTAAGCCTTTCAATGTGTGCCGTCCTGACAAACGCTTATTCATGTAAAAGCGAGTCAATTTTAACTTATTAAAAATTACATCATGGGAATTCGAGGAGAAGAAAAAGAGCCTGCTAAAAAAACAGGCATCAATAAATATTTTGATATCCATAAGCCTGTTTTTTGGCCTTCTGTTGTGTTAATCACAGCAATGATTGTAACTACTTTATTATTAGGCGACCAAGCCGAAACCATTTTTAGCGCTATCCAAACTGCAATCACTGACAATGGAGGATGGTTTTTTGTGATCGCCGTAAATGTTTTCATCATCTTTTCTTTATTCATTGCCTTCAGTCGATTTGGAAGTATTCGCCTGGGTGGGGAAGATGCCGAACCGGATTTCAGCACCCTCGCTTGGTTTGCCATGTTATTCAGTGCTGGCATGGGGATCGGTATCATGTTCTGGAGCGTTGCTGAACCCATTTTCCATTATCTCTCCCCGCCAATGGCTGACGCAGAATCTGTAGAGGCAGCCCAGCAGGCTATGAACCTGACTTATCTTCACTGGGGATTTCATGCCTGGGGAATTTATGCGGTGGTTGGGTTATCACTTGGGTTTTTTGCCTTCAACCGTGGTTTACCGCTTTCATTTCGGTCAGTATTTTACCCTCTCATCGGAGACCGAATCAAAGGATGGATAGGAGATGTCATTGATATCCTGGCTGTTTTAGCAACTTTGTTTGGGCTTGCAACTTCCCTCGGATTGGGTGTTCTGCAGGTCAGCGCCGGACTGGATCATGTATTCGGATTGCCGGATAACATCTATCTGCAGGTTGGAATAATCGTGGCTATTACAGGCGTCGCCACAGTTTCGGTGGTGCTGGGTATTGACAAAGGCGTTCGGGTTTTAAGTGAAATGAATGTCCGTATAGCAGCCTTATTCTTAGTCTTTGTGATTTTAGTCGGCCCAACCATTTTCATCTTCGATTCCTTCATTCAAAACTTTGGCGGATATCTGAATTCTGTTGCTACTTTTAGTTTTTGGACTGAATCTTATGCCGGCACTAACTGGCAAAGTTCATGGACTATTTTTTACTGGGCATGGTGGATTTCATGGTCACCGTATGTTGGAATGTTTATCGCCCGGATTTCCAAAGGACGATCTGTTAAGGAATTTGTACTCGGCGTATTAATTGTGCCAAGCATCATCACTTTTCTGTGGATGTCTGCTTTTGGAGGTTCGGCCATCAACCTTGAAATGGGAGGAATTGGAAACATAGGTGATGCTGTAAACGAAAATGTAGCCACAGCGCTGTTTGTATTTCTTGAGCAGTTCCCGCTTGAGATGGTTACTTCTATCATTGCTATCGTACTTATCCTGAGTTTCTTTGTTACCTCATCCGACTCTGGCTCCCTCGTAATTGACGGACTAACCAGCGGCGGTAAGCTGGATGCTCCTGTTGGCCAGCGTATTTTTTGGGCTCAAACCGAGGGACTGGTAGCCGCTATATTACTGGTTGGCGGTGGATTAAGCGCCCTTCAAACAGCATCCATCAGTACCGGATTACCATTTGCCCTCATACTTTTGGTTATGTGTTATAGCCTTCACCGGGGATTGAAACGTGAATACAAAGAGAATCAGCAAAAGGTAAAAGACAAAGAACGCGATTCGTATAAAGAACTCGTTAAAGACGCCATCAACAATCAAAAACAAGAGGATTAAGGAGTCTTATTATGAAGAATTTCGATCATTGGTTTGTATGCTTAGACTTATCCAAAATGGACGATATCCTGATTGGATATACTAACTTTCTGACATCCGTTATTGAGCCAAAAACGATCTCTTTTCTGCATGTGGTGGAATCCGGAAATGTAGCCAAGGAAATGGCCAAATTGTTTCCAAATATAGAAAGTGATCAGGATTTCGAAGATGTAATCAGAGATGAGCTGAACGATAAAATTAAAGATCATTTCGGCGATACAGATATTGAAATCCGTCTTATCATAAAAGAAGGCCGGCCCACCGACCAAATCATCGAGCTCATGAATTCCATAGATCCTGATCTATTACTCATGGGTAAAAAAACCGGTTATGTTGGGGAAGGAGTAATCGCACGCAGAATCGTAAAATACGTTCCGGCTTCTATTCTTTTTGTCCCCGAGAACAGCCGTTATGCCATGAATACCATACTAACGCCTGTTGATTTTTCCTCACAATCAGCTAATGCGGTTAAGCTGGCCCGAAACCTCGTGGAACCCCAGAGTGGATCTGTTCAGGCCCAGCATATTTTTAAATATCCCTCACATTTTTTCCCTTATATGCCCAGCGAGGATGAAAAGGATAAAATCAGAAATCATATAAAGGATCAAAAAGAAGCATTTGTTTCTGAATATGAGCTTCCTGATGACGTGAAATTTACTCTTACCCTTCATAAAGAAGGACGTATTGGGGATGAAGTGTATGACGAAGCTGTTAGAAATCAGGCCGACCTTATCATAGTTGGCTCCAAATCGGATAAAAAAATCACCAGCATTTTGAGGGATGACTTCACCGATAAAATGACGTACTACTCTTTCGGCATTCCCCTGTTAATCGTCAAGAACAAAGAGAAACACCAGAAATTCCTGAAGACGTTGTTTAGTTAAGAGCTGACTGTTCGGAAAGCAACCGCAGCGAGCAAATACCCTGGTAATGTTACTGAACCTTATCAGGGAGATCGCTTCGTCGAAAAGTTAATGAACCTATCTAACTGAATATTCTCCTCGCGATGACCATCTTACCTCTCAGTATTTCTTTTCTCTGCTACGTTGCAAATACTGCAACCTCTGTCATTCCTGCGAAGGCAGGAATCCGGTTATTACATTAGCGAATAATCAAAATAAAGAACTACTTCTCTTTGTAAGGGAATGACAGGAGAATGGGAAAACGTTTTAATATCGTCATTGAATACAGGAATTCGTATCTTCGTCCCGCAATAATTTAATCGCACATTAATCAACGACTATGCAATTTTTACCACTTTTTTTAATGGGTAACCCTGACGACCCAAATGCTGGCATCATCAACCTGGTGTTTCTGGGTGCTATTTTCCTGGTATTCTACCTTTTCATCATTCGCCCGCAGAGCAAACGACAAAAAGAAATTAAAGAGAAAGTTGAGGGCATGAAAAAGGGTGATAAAGTTGTTACCTCATCAGGCATCATTGGTATTGTTGATAAAATTGAGGAAAGTGAGTTTCTCCTTGATATCGACAGCGGTACTAAAATCCGCATGTTGAAATCAGCCGTAACCGATGTAAATCCACATAAACAAGAAAAAGACTAAACTTGTCTATTTCGACCTCTTTTGTTTTCTCCTTCAACAAGGAGAAAGACGCGCTGTTAAAGAGACGGAATTGTGATTAGATCAATTTCAATTAATAAACCATGAATCAGGAATTCCGCTTTAATACTATCCCCGAGGCCATTGAAGATATCAAAAATGGCAAAATGGTCATTGTTGTAGATGACGAAGACCGGGAAAATGAAGGCGATTTTCTGATGGCGGCTGAAAAGGTTACCACTGAAGCTATCAATTTAATGGTAACCCACGGCCGCGGATTGGTTTGCGCTCCCATCACCAAAGAAAAAGCAGATAAGCTGAATCTGCGACACATGGTACAGGAGGGAGCCGATCCTGACGAGGCGAATTTCACTATCTCCATCGATCACAAGCGGCAAACCACCACCGG
It contains:
- the fadJ gene encoding fatty acid oxidation complex subunit alpha FadJ; this translates as MSYLQITQKDSVAIITLDLPGEKVNKLNESMMEEFSEFLDELENNNELKGAVLISGKKDNFIAGADIDMFQARDTAKEIEQLSKDGHKILNRIADFSKPIAVAVHGSCMGGGLELSLACHYRVCSDSSKTVFALPEVKLGILPGTGGTQRLPRLIGIQNALPYMLTGKNIYTRQAKRMGLVDEVTHKDAIEKAAIKGVHKISEGKFDRKDKRPFLHKLLEGNPLGRKVIFSQARKKTAGQTKGNYPAPPKIIDAVEYGYKHGLEKGLENETVLFGELGATQESRNLVNLFFGMTASKKVPNSDLVREVKRIGVLGAGLMGSGIAEVSIDKGDYRVLLKDQTIENAAEGEKEIWKSLDEKARKRIITEFERDKTASRVTGVDSYDGFSSVDLVIEAVFEDLELKQNIVQQVESNTPDHTIFASNTSSLPISKIAEGAQRPENIIGMHYFSPVQKMPLLEIITTNQTADWVTQTAYQVGVNQGKNVIVVNDGPGFYTTRILAPYMNEALVLLEEGASIEFLDKIMKDFGYPVGPMALFDEVGIDVGAHVAETMASMFAERGVESTNKADELLEAGFRGRKNKRGMYKYNAGKKKEVNTEIYKYFGGSNRTNPDKETAQRRMALTMINEAAWCLEENILKSPGDGDLGAILGLGFPPFLGGPFQYIDQKGIQNVVDQLNEFTEKFGPRFKPAKILVDYAKEGKTFYGD
- a CDS encoding BCCT family transporter, with the translated sequence MGIRGEEKEPAKKTGINKYFDIHKPVFWPSVVLITAMIVTTLLLGDQAETIFSAIQTAITDNGGWFFVIAVNVFIIFSLFIAFSRFGSIRLGGEDAEPDFSTLAWFAMLFSAGMGIGIMFWSVAEPIFHYLSPPMADAESVEAAQQAMNLTYLHWGFHAWGIYAVVGLSLGFFAFNRGLPLSFRSVFYPLIGDRIKGWIGDVIDILAVLATLFGLATSLGLGVLQVSAGLDHVFGLPDNIYLQVGIIVAITGVATVSVVLGIDKGVRVLSEMNVRIAALFLVFVILVGPTIFIFDSFIQNFGGYLNSVATFSFWTESYAGTNWQSSWTIFYWAWWISWSPYVGMFIARISKGRSVKEFVLGVLIVPSIITFLWMSAFGGSAINLEMGGIGNIGDAVNENVATALFVFLEQFPLEMVTSIIAIVLILSFFVTSSDSGSLVIDGLTSGGKLDAPVGQRIFWAQTEGLVAAILLVGGGLSALQTASISTGLPFALILLVMCYSLHRGLKREYKENQQKVKDKERDSYKELVKDAINNQKQED
- a CDS encoding universal stress protein: MKNFDHWFVCLDLSKMDDILIGYTNFLTSVIEPKTISFLHVVESGNVAKEMAKLFPNIESDQDFEDVIRDELNDKIKDHFGDTDIEIRLIIKEGRPTDQIIELMNSIDPDLLLMGKKTGYVGEGVIARRIVKYVPASILFVPENSRYAMNTILTPVDFSSQSANAVKLARNLVEPQSGSVQAQHIFKYPSHFFPYMPSEDEKDKIRNHIKDQKEAFVSEYELPDDVKFTLTLHKEGRIGDEVYDEAVRNQADLIIVGSKSDKKITSILRDDFTDKMTYYSFGIPLLIVKNKEKHQKFLKTLFS
- the yajC gene encoding preprotein translocase subunit YajC — its product is MQFLPLFLMGNPDDPNAGIINLVFLGAIFLVFYLFIIRPQSKRQKEIKEKVEGMKKGDKVVTSSGIIGIVDKIEESEFLLDIDSGTKIRMLKSAVTDVNPHKQEKD